The region TGAAATCTAACCTTAGCTATCCCTTCTCCTTCATTTTCTGCCAAGGCCTTTGTGTTGGCTTTGAAACTCGTCTTGGTGACACTTACTTCAAAACCCTCCTTTTCAGCTTTCTCCCTTGCCTGAGGCTGAAAATTATAGTATTCAGTCAAAATTTCATGTGTAAAGGTAacacaaaataagaaattttgtttgcaacatgaaaggaaagaaacagaTAAAAAGGATGTAAGGAATGCAATTTGTTTGTATAGAAGCAGACTTCAGCTAACTTTATCATAAATCACGAAGTAACTAGAGCATAATAGCATATTTATAGAACTAAATGCACCtgcaagattttaaaatttacctCTGTCAATCCAACCATACTGATTTCAGGATGAGTGAAACAAGCTGCCGGAATGCTTAGATGATTCAGCACGTGATCCCTTCCAGTGATTTGTTCAACCACTGTGTCAAGAATTCGAGCAAAAGATGAAACACTGTAAAAGGAAGCATCAGATTTGAGGTGACAAAAAACTGATCCGCTTGCAACTAACCTGAAATTCCTTGTGCACTGGCTGCATGAGCAAGCATCATTTTACCATTAGCATCACCAATGCAATACAAGTGAGGAACCTAAAGagttgaaattattaaaaaagatgtAAGTAATTATTTGCAACAGCCATACATTAAACTTTGATcatgagaaaataatttgaacCAACCGGATTCCCCTCAAAATTAAGCACTTGCATACGCTCATCAACAGGAACAAAACCATTTTTCAATGCTACCTGGACCTgtgggaaagagagagaaagatgatTAAAATCATTTCTTCTTCCTGGTGACAAATCTATTTAATAAAAGCAACATTAACATCAAAGGATTCGTACATTGTCCAAGCCAAGACCTTTTGTGAAAGGAGCTCTTCCAGTTGCAATTAATGCTGCATCTACCTATAGTGAAAGCAAGATCAGAGTTACGATGGATGCCGTGGGATGGGATTTTAAATCATACTGAGGATTAATGTTTAAATTAGGGGAGCCCATGCAAGTGATGGTGCCTGAGCTGCAGGAGATGACAGAAAATTATTGACATGAAGGCCAAATTTTACGTCTAATCACATTTCAGGCTTAAACATAACAGAGTTCCATCTGTAAATTAGCCACCTTATGTTCAACAGATATACACGGCAATACAAAAACAATGCTTATTGACTAAAACTCATTCAATAAGTTCATGATGTAGCTCAAGTATTTCATGGCATATGActgaagttaaaaaaacaaaaaaaatacccaaaGAGTTCTACAATTTTGACGTGGAGGTCTTTTCTCCTCAAAGAGCATATAGAAGTGATAGATTTTTTAGCAATCCACTTTGCTCTGCAGAACAAAATAACGATGGATGCTAGCATCATACATCCAGACTTCATTTACAGTTTGTTTGGGAAAGAAGTGAATGGAGGGAAAGAGAAGGGAGGAGAGGGTAATGAAGATTAATGGCATCTTCACCTTATTTGGGGAGAGAATTTTCAATGGAGGGGAAGGGGGGACATTCCCCTCCAAAGAATCACACCCAATTTTGAGTAATGGAGGGGAAGGAAGTAGCTATATGATTTCTTGATATTAACTTACTATTTTAACATTCTTCCTTTTTGGAAAAtccaatttttaataaataaacttgGTCGATCTTATTTTTCACTTCCTCCTTACATTTAAAATTCATTATCTTTTATGTCCTTTCtatcaaacaaagaaaatttatctCTTCCGTTCCCCTTCTTATTTATCCAAACAATAGAAGGTAAATTTTTTCCAAGCCCTCCCCTTTCCATCCCTTTCCTTCCCCTCCCCTCCTACcacaattgtttttccaaacaAACTGTTAATTGAAACAATTTACATTACCTCCAGAGTATCTTTGGGTTCCTTGGTCTTGGCATCAATAAGCTCAATGGTGACTGGTTTCCCATTTTCAGCTGGAGTGATCTATGAATAACACAAAATAAGATGAAAGTGATGCTAGGAatgaatgaagaaaagaaattgtgGCAGTCTCTGAAAGGAACAGACAGCTACTCATATATGAAATTATGATAACCTTGGTTGCAAATACTCCGGTATGATAGTCAATTTTGCGTGGATTAATTAGGACCCTTTGTGCCAACTTTCCAATCTCAGGATCAAATCCAGGCATGAGCTGATCAAGGGCTTCAATAAAGGTGACCTGCAAAAAAACCCACTCAATGACATCAACTATCAGCAAAAAGAAGTTCAGACCATCAAAATTTGATGCTGGGATAAATAATCTGAACAATAACGGTGCCAACTAGTTAAATTGATCAATAAATACAAGTTACTAGTTGGCACTACCCACTTCTttatacaaaaatcaaatcaaatttaaatacatGAGAATCTAAACTGCAAACTATTCTTGAATTCAAGTTCCACGCACTGAAGCATTAGGCATGACACTGATGCAACCATCTACAGAACAAACATCTCATACATGTATCGTTTAACAAAATTTAAGTACATGAGAATCTAAACTGCAAACTAAATCATCTACCAAGCATCTGCGATGGTGGAACTGAGATAGCTTATCAGCTAGTAATATATACAATTATTTAGATTGGAAAGCTCGGATCATATTGAGCTTGCATATAAGCACTGAAGAAGTTGGGAAGGTGCTTCCCATGCAAAGCTGGGTTCCAATCAGTAGCAAAGTCAAGTGtataataaaatcttgaaatgaGAAAGGGATGAGGTAAGCAGCAATTATTAAACAACAATGAAAGGagggaagggaaaaaaagaaaaaaacttagtgTTTGCTTATCATGCTGATTTTTCCCAGAAGAATGCTCGTCAACAGCATTTTCTAAATGGATCTCAGAAAAAACAAGTAGAAGAAAAACAGCAATACCTCACTTCCAAGCGCAGTATACACGTCACTGAATTCCAGACCAATATAACCACTTCCTACAATTGCGATCCAATCAGGAACAGACTCCAGTTTGAGTGCATGGTCACTTGTAATTACAGTCTTCCCTGAAGGTCATTACACAGAAATTAGAATATTCCTTGTCATATTATCAGCATAGATGGCACTTTATCCACAAAATGCATGCTAGGCTCCTATATTCTCGAGGAAGATGAGGCTAACAAACATGCTTTCTGCAAATCACAATACCTGCCAGGCTGTTCATAAATAATTCTTACCAAGCTAATTGCTCTTCTACTACATAAGTTTGCCAAACATTTTGCGTCTTCTTCCTTTAATCGATGTGAAAAAGAGTATTGAACAAGAGGATCAGCATCATCTTTCAAGAGGTTTCGCATCTTATATGATAAGACAAACCCCTGATATTTAAACTGCTTTGGATCAAACTTTTAACAAGAATGTTTGATCATTGTGtgataatgaaaaaagagagaatatttACCATCAACTTCGATGCCTTTGGGCACAAAAGGGACAGAACCAGTAGCAACGATTATATCTTTAGCAGTCACTGTGTTGCCTGGAGAATCATCAAGTTTCCCATATCGCACTGTTTGTGGGCCCTGAACGAATCGATAATAAAAAGCATTGGAATTAGTAAAAGTCCCAAATGATATCACTATAGAACATGACCAAAAAAAGTTGTATTCTGTAAACTAAGCAAATAAACTTTGTTTATGGTGCTATCACTTCTGTATGACAGAATGTTAACTCACCAAAATCGAGCCAAAACCGGTCAATATATCCACACCCAAGGCCTTCATTGAGTTCGTTAAATTATTACGAATTTTCATAGCAAGATTATTAGCATGATCTGCCACTCCTTGTCTATCATATCCAGCAGCTGCAACCTATTCACAGATCCCAGAAATGAACAGCACCATGTCATAACATTGTTTTCCCATGTTGATCCACATagacaagcaaaaaaaattaaaatgaaaaactctATTACCTGCAAACCCAAAGCTTTCATGTGATGCTCGCTCTGTAGTTCACGCATCCGCCCACTTACAGCTAAAAGTGCTTTTGAAGGAACACATCCTCTGTTCACACATGTCCCCCCTACCACATCCCCTTCAATGATAGCAGTTTTCAAACCCTGTAATTATTGAGTTGTCAAAATCCACACCCTTCTACACAATTCAAATAGCAACTAGTAGCATATAAATAACAATAGAGCAAAACTATAAAGAattaatatatgtgtgtgtgcgtCGTAGTATTAAGCATGATCAATCCAAGCTTGTACAATTATCAAAGGCATAGTTAATTTAAGATTGTAAACTTAACCAACACTAATTCAACAAAACTGAAAGCTCAAAATCACTAcagttcaaataaaattaaaaaaaaaaagtgaaaatcgcgaacacaaagtaaaaaaaaaggttgcacTAAAGCATGGATAATCTAGCTTCTATACATAACTAAgacactaaaaataaatacaaagctGGAAATcaatgtgattaaaaaaaaactatacagctaaaatcaattaatctaagctttatctaaattaaataattaacctAAGCTTCTATACTTAatttaagtagaaaaaaaaacagtttaaaagtTCACTACCTTCTCAACAGCGTGAAGTGCAGCACCGTGGCCCCCAACACCAGCACCAATGATGATCAAATCATAATCAAAAGATTTTGGTGCGCTTCCATTGCCAGATAAAGAAGCTGAGATtgcattgttaattttcttagaGAGAGTTTTATTTTGGAGAGATTgggagcgagagagagaggaggaacCTAAAAAGGCTTCTCTTCTAAGACCGCAGAAGCGGAGATTTATAAGCTTAGAAGGAGGAAAACGGAGAGCGTGATTAAGTGTGTAGTTTGATTTGGGAATGGTTGAGGCTGTCGCGGATTGAGAGAGCGAAAGAGCGAGCGAGGATTGCATTTTGAAATGTGAGAGAGTTTTTCGAGAGAGAGGGGAGATCTGAGGGAGAGGGGAAATGGTGATATAAATATAGTAggatggttttatttttttgtttagagttTTTCGAGGGAGAAGGAGAGGGCTTAGAGAATCCCGTTGAAAGGGGCGGAGAGATCAAAGTGCGGCTGATGAGCTACTTTTGCTGtcttcctttatttttgttgtcgTACCTGTACGCTGTAGCATGGCGCGTACCATTTTGCATTTGTTGAACTGACTTCTTTCTCTATTCACAAACTATGGAGTAGGTCCTTAAACTGTTTGTTTCTGTACATATAGatccttgttcttttttctgTACCAGTGCTAGGGAGACACtggcattttttttatagatcgAGGGTAAGATTGGACTGATCCAGGGAAAAGAGACCCAGTAAGAACTTACCCAGTGGATGGAGGGTCTGCAGTTTACCCTTTCCTTACGG is a window of Populus nigra chromosome 10, ddPopNigr1.1, whole genome shotgun sequence DNA encoding:
- the LOC133705870 gene encoding dihydrolipoyl dehydrogenase 2, chloroplastic-like isoform X1, whose protein sequence is MQSSLALSLSQSATASTIPKSNYTLNHALRFPPSKLINLRFCGLRREAFLGSSSLSRSQSLQNKTLSKKINNAISASLSGNGSAPKSFDYDLIIIGAGVGGHGAALHAVEKGLKTAIIEGDVVGGTCVNRGCVPSKALLAVSGRMRELQSEHHMKALGLQVAAAGYDRQGVADHANNLAMKIRNNLTNSMKALGVDILTGFGSILGPQTVRYGKLDDSPGNTVTAKDIIVATGSVPFVPKGIEVDGKTVITSDHALKLESVPDWIAIVGSGYIGLEFSDVYTALGSEVTFIEALDQLMPGFDPEIGKLAQRVLINPRKIDYHTGVFATKITPAENGKPVTIELIDAKTKEPKDTLEVDAALIATGRAPFTKGLGLDNVQVALKNGFVPVDERMQVLNFEGNPVPHLYCIGDANGKMMLAHAASAQGISVVEQITGRDHVLNHLSIPAACFTHPEISMVGLTEPQAREKAEKEGFEVSVTKTSFKANTKALAENEGEGIAKLIYRPDNGEILGVHIFGLHAADLIHEASNAIALGTRIQDIKFAVHAHPTLSEVLDELFKSAKLRRAPSTFNLVTEVLNLWGRLKLMFQAQ
- the LOC133705870 gene encoding dihydrolipoyl dehydrogenase 2, chloroplastic-like isoform X2, whose product is MQSSLALSLSQSATASTIPKSNYTLNHALRFPPSKLINLRFCGLRREAFLGSSSLSRSQSLQNKTLSKKINNAISASLSGNGSAPKSFDYDLIIIGAGVGGHGAALHAVEKGLKTAIIEGDVVGGTCVNRGCVPSKALLAVSGRMRELQSEHHMKALGLQVAAAGYDRQGVADHANNLAMKIRNNLTNSMKALGVDILTGFGSILGPQTVRYGKLDDSPGNTVTAKDIIVATGSVPFVPKGIEVDGKTVITSDHALKLESVPDWIAIVGSGYIGLEFSDVYTALGSEVTFIEALDQLMPGFDPEIGKLAQRVLINPRKIDYHTGVFATKITPAENGKPVTIELIDAKTKEPKDTLEVDAALIATGRAPFTKGLGLDNVQVALKNGFVPVDERMQVLNFEGNPVPHLYCIGDANGKMMLAHAASAQGISVVEQITGRDHVLNHLSIPAACFTHPEISMVGLTEPQAREKAEKEGFEVSVTKTSFKANTKALAENEGEGIAKLIYRPDNGEILGVHIFGLHAADLIHEASNAIALGTRIQDIKFAVHAHPTLSEVLDELFKSAKVKAHVPGPVSEPVAV